From [Clostridium] symbiosum, a single genomic window includes:
- a CDS encoding DUF2752 domain-containing protein — MHKRLRKLCIRIGWLLGAGLFYIFLCTLAGRPLIPCLFHEVTGLYCPGCGVSRMCLALFRLDFKAAFRANPVILLLLPAGLVIALQMAVRYVKTGKHLPTRAQTIVIYLMIGILLLFGLLRNLPGPARFFPSP; from the coding sequence ATGCATAAGCGTTTGCGGAAACTGTGCATCAGAATCGGCTGGCTCCTCGGAGCCGGCCTGTTTTATATCTTCTTATGCACTCTGGCGGGACGCCCCCTGATCCCCTGCCTGTTCCATGAAGTCACAGGGCTTTACTGCCCCGGCTGCGGTGTAAGCCGCATGTGCCTCGCCCTCTTCCGTCTCGACTTTAAAGCGGCATTCCGGGCCAATCCGGTTATACTCCTGCTGCTTCCCGCAGGCCTTGTCATTGCCCTGCAAATGGCGGTCCGGTATGTGAAAACAGGAAAGCACCTTCCGACGCGCGCCCAGACCATCGTTATCTATTTGATGATTGGAATTCTCCTTCTCTTCGGACTGCTCCGCAATCTGCCCGGACCTGCACGTTTTTTCCCCTCTCCGTAA
- the trpE gene encoding anthranilate synthase component I codes for MYPTLEDLKKIAEGGSYRRIPVAREVYSDRFTPVEVMRTLRAASRHCYLLESAEDNQKWGRYSFLGYSPSLELTCKNGVLRVRRGEEDELTEETTTGTIHPGEAIRRILDDYKSPKLENMPPFTGGLVGYFSYDYIKYAEPSLNTNGLKNDDFCDVDLMLFDRVIVFDHYKQKLILIAGVDPSDPDHSYQNASEKLDEIEKLLGSEAKAVFKPLKLKEELTPAFSKKEYCRMVEKARHYIHEGDIFQVVLSDPLTAAAEGSLFDTYRVLRTTNPSPYMFYFSSDDVEIAGASPETLAKLENETLFNFPLAGTRPRGRDAVEDQALERELLSDTKELAEHNMLVDLGRNDLGKVCSLGTVNVLKYCTIERFSHVMHIGSTVSGTIRKDKDAVDAIDSILPAGTLSGAPKLRACEIIGELEGRKRGIYGGAIGYLDFTGNMDTCIAIRLAYKKNGRVCVQSGAGIVADSVPEREFEECCNKAKAVVNALKAAEGGLL; via the coding sequence ATGTACCCAACACTGGAAGACTTAAAAAAAATCGCTGAAGGCGGCTCCTACCGCCGCATCCCCGTCGCCCGCGAAGTTTATTCCGACCGGTTCACTCCGGTGGAAGTAATGAGAACGCTGAGAGCGGCAAGCCGCCACTGCTATCTTCTGGAAAGCGCTGAGGACAATCAGAAATGGGGCCGCTATTCCTTTCTTGGCTACTCACCCAGTCTGGAACTGACCTGCAAAAACGGAGTTCTCCGGGTTCGGCGCGGGGAGGAGGACGAACTGACTGAGGAAACCACGACCGGCACCATCCATCCGGGCGAAGCCATCCGCCGCATTCTGGACGATTACAAAAGCCCGAAATTAGAAAATATGCCGCCATTTACCGGCGGTCTTGTGGGTTATTTTTCCTACGATTACATCAAGTATGCCGAACCGTCCCTGAATACAAACGGACTCAAAAATGACGATTTCTGCGATGTGGATTTGATGCTTTTCGACCGGGTTATCGTCTTCGATCACTATAAACAAAAGCTGATCCTGATTGCAGGCGTCGATCCCTCGGATCCGGACCACTCCTATCAGAATGCTTCCGAAAAACTGGATGAGATAGAAAAACTGCTGGGCAGTGAAGCCAAGGCAGTTTTCAAGCCTCTGAAGCTGAAAGAGGAACTGACCCCCGCCTTTTCTAAAAAGGAATACTGCCGGATGGTGGAAAAAGCCAGGCACTACATCCACGAAGGCGATATCTTCCAGGTAGTTCTCTCCGACCCGCTTACCGCGGCGGCGGAAGGCAGCCTCTTTGACACCTACCGGGTGCTGCGCACCACAAATCCTTCCCCGTATATGTTCTATTTCTCCAGTGACGACGTGGAAATCGCGGGCGCCTCTCCGGAAACGCTGGCGAAACTGGAAAATGAAACGCTCTTTAACTTCCCGCTGGCCGGAACGCGCCCCCGCGGCCGGGATGCCGTGGAGGATCAGGCTCTCGAACGCGAACTTCTGTCCGATACAAAAGAACTGGCGGAACACAACATGCTCGTGGATTTGGGAAGAAATGACCTCGGCAAGGTATGCAGCCTCGGCACGGTAAATGTTTTAAAATACTGTACCATTGAGAGGTTCTCCCATGTCATGCACATCGGTTCCACTGTATCGGGGACCATCCGGAAGGATAAAGACGCCGTGGACGCCATTGACTCTATTTTACCGGCAGGCACTTTATCCGGAGCCCCGAAACTGCGGGCCTGTGAGATTATCGGTGAACTGGAGGGCAGAAAGAGGGGAATCTACGGCGGCGCCATCGGCTATCTGGACTTTACGGGCAATATGGACACCTGTATTGCCATCCGCCTGGCTTATAAGAAAAATGGACGCGTATGTGTCCAGTCGGGAGCCGGAATCGTGGCGGACAGCGTCCCGGAACGTGAATTTGAAGAGTGCTGCAATAAAGCAAAGGCAGTAGTAAATGCACTGAAAGCGGCGGAAGGAGGTCTCTTATGA
- a CDS encoding aminodeoxychorismate/anthranilate synthase component II, with translation MILLIDNYDSFVYNLYQLIGSITPDIKVVRNDACTLEDIKAMAPEAIVISPGPGRPEDAGIILNVIEHFTGKIPILGVCLGHQAICSALGGVVTYAKELMHGKTSMIDTAPDSVLFRGMNPPVQVARYHSLAASEKYLPDCLRITARTTDGEIMAVEHRKYPVYGVQFHPESIMTPQGKKMIENFLYSL, from the coding sequence ATGATATTGCTGATAGATAATTACGACAGTTTTGTCTATAACCTGTACCAGTTGATTGGCAGCATCACCCCCGATATTAAGGTGGTAAGAAATGATGCCTGTACCTTGGAGGATATAAAAGCAATGGCTCCCGAAGCAATTGTCATTTCACCCGGTCCGGGACGCCCGGAGGATGCCGGTATCATCCTGAACGTGATCGAACATTTCACCGGGAAAATCCCGATTCTGGGCGTCTGCCTCGGCCATCAGGCCATCTGCAGCGCGCTGGGAGGCGTTGTCACTTATGCAAAGGAACTGATGCACGGAAAGACATCGATGATAGACACAGCTCCGGACAGCGTCCTGTTCCGGGGAATGAATCCGCCGGTCCAGGTGGCCAGATATCATTCCCTGGCCGCATCGGAAAAGTATCTTCCCGACTGCCTGCGCATCACGGCCCGCACCACAGACGGCGAAATCATGGCCGTGGAACACAGAAAATATCCCGTTTACGGCGTCCAGTTCCATCCGGAATCCATCATGACCCCGCAGGGGAAAAAGATGATAGAGAACTTCCTATACAGTCTTTAG
- the trpD gene encoding anthranilate phosphoribosyltransferase produces the protein MIREAIIKLSTKENLSYEEAKQVMNEIMEGQASHVQMAAYLTALSIKGETIDEITASAAGMRAHCIKLLHDMDVLEIVGTGGDGANSFNISTTSALVIAAGGVPVAKHGNRAASSKSGAADVLEALGVKIDITPEQSAELLKKIGICFLFAQNYHIAMKYVAPIRKELSVRTVFNILGPLSNPAGANMELMGVYEQALVEPLAQVMAKLGVSRGMVVYGQDKLDEISMSSATSVCEIRDGWFQSYEITPEQFGYTRCAKEELAGGTPEENAAITRAILSGEERGPKRCAVCLNAGAALYVTGRTETLENGVRLAERLIDNGDALKKLEEFIRESNR, from the coding sequence ATGATCCGCGAAGCAATTATCAAACTTTCCACAAAAGAGAACCTGTCCTATGAGGAAGCAAAGCAGGTTATGAATGAAATAATGGAAGGCCAGGCCAGCCATGTACAGATGGCCGCTTATCTGACCGCCCTCTCCATCAAAGGAGAAACGATTGACGAAATCACCGCATCGGCCGCAGGCATGCGCGCCCACTGCATCAAACTCCTCCACGATATGGATGTCCTGGAAATCGTCGGGACCGGAGGGGACGGAGCCAACTCCTTTAACATCTCCACCACCTCCGCCCTGGTCATCGCGGCCGGCGGCGTGCCGGTGGCAAAACACGGCAACAGGGCCGCATCATCAAAATCCGGCGCGGCCGACGTTCTGGAAGCGCTGGGGGTCAAAATCGACATTACGCCGGAGCAGAGCGCAGAACTTTTAAAGAAAATCGGAATCTGTTTCCTATTTGCCCAGAACTATCACATTGCCATGAAATATGTGGCTCCTATCCGTAAGGAACTGAGCGTCCGCACCGTATTCAATATCCTCGGCCCCCTCTCCAACCCGGCTGGAGCCAACATGGAACTGATGGGCGTCTACGAGCAGGCGCTGGTAGAACCGCTGGCGCAGGTAATGGCAAAGCTGGGCGTCTCAAGGGGTATGGTCGTATACGGACAGGATAAACTCGACGAGATTTCCATGAGTTCCGCAACATCGGTCTGCGAAATCCGCGACGGCTGGTTCCAGTCCTACGAGATTACGCCGGAACAGTTCGGCTACACCCGCTGCGCCAAGGAAGAGCTGGCAGGCGGCACCCCGGAGGAAAACGCGGCAATCACCAGAGCCATCTTAAGCGGTGAGGAGAGAGGCCCCAAACGCTGTGCCGTCTGCCTGAACGCCGGCGCCGCCCTCTATGTGACGGGAAGGACGGAAACACTTGAAAACGGAGTGCGGCTGGCCGAACGTCTGATTGACAACGGGGACGCGCTTAAAAAACTGGAAGAATTTATACGTGAAAGCAACCGCTGA
- the trpC gene encoding indole-3-glycerol phosphate synthase TrpC gives MNENILAAIAEKTRERIKEERKRLPLFDIRSKAETMAAFGSAKTDRPTFRQALAAPGMSFICEVKKASPSKGVIAEDFPYLDIAKEYEAAGASAISCLTEPFYFQGSDAYLSQISGSVNIPVLKKDFTVDEYMIYQARICGASAILLICAILDDKQLKSYMELASSLRLDVLTEAHDEEEVVRAVRAGASIIGVNNRDLKTFQVDLNNSIRLRSLVPPEILFVSESGIRTAADIQKLHDNGTDAVLIGETLMRSPNKKAMLNELKGVSG, from the coding sequence ATGAATGAAAATATTCTTGCTGCCATAGCAGAAAAGACAAGAGAACGAATCAAAGAGGAACGGAAACGCCTTCCCCTGTTCGATATAAGAAGTAAAGCCGAGACCATGGCCGCATTCGGCTCCGCCAAAACGGACCGTCCCACCTTCCGTCAGGCCCTGGCCGCACCGGGCATGTCGTTTATCTGTGAAGTCAAGAAAGCTTCCCCCTCCAAGGGCGTGATTGCAGAGGACTTCCCTTATTTAGACATTGCAAAGGAATATGAAGCCGCAGGCGCGTCGGCCATTTCCTGTCTGACCGAACCCTTTTATTTTCAGGGAAGTGACGCGTATTTGAGTCAGATATCCGGCTCCGTAAATATCCCTGTTTTGAAAAAAGATTTCACTGTGGACGAATACATGATTTACCAGGCCAGAATTTGCGGCGCGTCGGCCATCCTGCTGATCTGCGCCATCCTGGATGATAAGCAGCTTAAAAGCTATATGGAGCTTGCCTCTTCTCTCCGGCTCGATGTGCTGACCGAAGCGCACGACGAGGAAGAAGTCGTAAGAGCCGTCCGTGCCGGCGCCTCTATCATCGGAGTTAATAACCGGGATTTGAAAACATTTCAGGTGGATCTGAACAACAGCATCCGCCTCCGTTCCCTCGTCCCTCCGGAAATCCTTTTTGTCTCCGAGAGCGGCATCCGGACGGCGGCAGATATTCAAAAACTCCACGATAACGGTACCGATGCCGTTCTGATAGGTGAAACGCTGATGCGCTCTCCCAATAAAAAAGCCATGCTAAATGAACTGAAAGGAGTTTCCGGGTGA
- a CDS encoding phosphoribosylanthranilate isomerase encodes MTKIKICGLTRPIDIDWVNEAQPDYCGFIINVPKSRRNITPAALRSLRSRLSKSIVPAGVFVDEPQDTIIRLVRDHTLGAVQLHGSEDETYILNLKKEIDVPVIKAFRVTSPESVRQAEKSSADLVLFDNGGGGTGLTFDWTLLKNIKRPYFLAGGLGPHNLEEAVKTVRPWGVDMSSGVETEGIKDKEKILAAVAAVRRITL; translated from the coding sequence GTGACAAAAATCAAGATTTGCGGTCTCACCCGCCCCATTGACATCGACTGGGTAAATGAGGCGCAGCCGGACTACTGCGGTTTTATCATCAATGTACCGAAAAGCAGAAGAAACATCACCCCCGCGGCTCTTCGCAGCCTCCGTTCCCGGCTCAGTAAATCCATTGTCCCGGCCGGTGTCTTTGTAGATGAACCGCAGGACACCATTATAAGACTTGTCCGCGACCATACACTGGGAGCCGTCCAGCTTCACGGCTCCGAGGATGAAACTTACATATTAAACCTGAAAAAAGAAATCGATGTGCCGGTCATCAAGGCATTCAGAGTCACCTCCCCGGAGTCAGTCCGGCAGGCCGAAAAAAGCAGCGCCGATTTAGTCCTTTTCGATAACGGCGGCGGAGGCACGGGACTCACCTTTGACTGGACACTTCTGAAAAACATTAAAAGACCATACTTTCTCGCAGGAGGGCTTGGCCCGCACAACCTAGAGGAAGCAGTAAAAACGGTCCGTCCCTGGGGCGTTGATATGAGCAGCGGCGTGGAGACGGAGGGTATAAAGGACAAAGAAAAAATTCTGGCGGCGGTTGCCGCAGTAAGGAGAATAACACTATGA
- the trpB gene encoding tryptophan synthase subunit beta translates to MTNGRFGIHGGQYMPETLMNAVIELEEAYNHYKDDPQFNRELTDLLNNYAGRPSRLYYARRMTEDLGGAKIYLKREDLNHTGAHKINNVLGQVLLAKKMGKTRVIAETGAGQHGVATATAAALMDLECEVYMGKEDTERQALNVYRMRLLGARVHAVTSGTGTLKDAVSETMREWTSRIEDTHYVLGSCMGPHPFPTIVRDFQAVISKEIREQIMELEGKLPDAVMACVGGGSNAIGTFYNFIGDESVRLIGCEAAGRGVNTAETAATIATGRLGIFHGMKSYFCQDEYGQIAPVYSISAGLDYPGIGPEHAYLHDLGRAEYVPVTDDEAVDAFEYLSRLEGIIPAIESAHAVAHARKIAPSMGKDQIIVITLSGRGDKDCAAIARYRGEDLHE, encoded by the coding sequence ATGACAAACGGAAGATTTGGCATTCACGGCGGCCAGTATATGCCGGAAACCCTGATGAATGCGGTGATCGAATTAGAAGAGGCCTATAACCATTATAAAGATGATCCCCAGTTCAACCGGGAACTGACCGACCTCCTCAATAACTATGCGGGCAGGCCGTCACGTCTCTACTACGCAAGGAGGATGACGGAGGATCTGGGCGGAGCCAAAATCTACCTGAAAAGGGAAGATTTAAACCACACCGGCGCCCACAAAATCAACAATGTGCTGGGCCAGGTTCTTCTGGCGAAAAAGATGGGTAAAACAAGGGTGATCGCCGAAACGGGAGCCGGACAGCACGGAGTTGCCACCGCCACCGCGGCCGCTCTGATGGATTTGGAATGCGAAGTTTACATGGGAAAAGAAGATACGGAACGCCAGGCACTGAATGTCTACCGGATGCGTCTCCTGGGCGCCAGGGTTCATGCCGTAACGAGCGGAACCGGAACCCTCAAGGATGCGGTGTCGGAAACCATGCGCGAATGGACCAGCCGGATCGAAGATACCCATTACGTCCTCGGTTCCTGCATGGGACCTCACCCCTTCCCCACCATCGTCCGCGATTTCCAGGCAGTCATTTCAAAGGAAATCAGGGAACAGATCATGGAACTGGAGGGAAAACTGCCCGACGCCGTTATGGCCTGTGTCGGGGGCGGCTCCAATGCGATCGGTACATTCTACAATTTTATTGGTGACGAGAGCGTCCGTCTCATCGGCTGCGAAGCCGCCGGGCGCGGTGTAAATACCGCCGAAACGGCCGCCACCATAGCCACAGGCAGACTCGGCATCTTCCACGGCATGAAGTCTTATTTCTGTCAGGACGAATACGGCCAGATCGCACCGGTCTATTCTATTTCCGCCGGCCTGGACTATCCGGGCATCGGACCGGAGCACGCTTACCTCCACGACCTCGGACGCGCCGAATATGTGCCCGTCACCGACGACGAGGCGGTCGATGCATTTGAATACCTGTCACGGCTGGAGGGAATCATCCCGGCCATTGAGAGCGCCCACGCGGTCGCCCATGCCAGGAAAATCGCCCCATCCATGGGCAAAGATCAGATTATTGTCATCACACTTTCAGGCCGCGGCGATAAGGACTGCGCCGCAATCGCACGATACAGAGGGGAGGATCTCCATGAATAA
- the trpA gene encoding tryptophan synthase subunit alpha translates to MNKITIKDAFAAGKAFIPFITCGDPSLDITEQLVYAMEEAGADLIELGIPFSDPTAEGPVIQSANERALAGGVTTDKIFEMVSHIREKTSIPLLFMTYSNVVFSYGTERFVRTASEIGMNGLILPDVPFEEKEEFDKVCKKYGMELVSLIAPTSHARIARIAAEASGFVYCVSSLGVTGVRTSITTDVGAMVKLVKQAKDIPCAIGFGISTPEQAKNMAGKADGVIVGSAIVKLCKQYGEECVPYVKEYVKGMKDAIRGIN, encoded by the coding sequence ATGAATAAAATTACCATAAAGGATGCATTTGCAGCCGGAAAAGCATTTATCCCATTTATCACCTGCGGCGATCCGTCGCTCGACATCACCGAACAGTTAGTTTACGCAATGGAAGAAGCCGGAGCCGATTTAATCGAGCTGGGTATTCCATTCTCCGATCCGACGGCCGAGGGCCCCGTCATTCAGAGCGCCAACGAACGCGCCCTGGCCGGAGGCGTCACCACAGATAAAATCTTTGAAATGGTATCACATATCCGTGAGAAGACTTCCATCCCCCTGTTATTCATGACCTATTCCAACGTGGTATTTTCTTACGGAACGGAGCGTTTCGTGCGCACCGCCTCGGAAATCGGCATGAACGGCCTCATTCTTCCGGACGTTCCCTTTGAGGAAAAAGAAGAATTTGACAAGGTCTGCAAAAAATACGGGATGGAGCTGGTTTCCCTGATCGCCCCCACCTCCCACGCCCGGATCGCCAGAATTGCCGCAGAAGCCAGCGGTTTCGTCTACTGCGTCTCCTCCCTGGGCGTAACCGGAGTCCGCACCAGTATCACCACGGATGTCGGTGCAATGGTAAAGCTCGTAAAACAGGCAAAAGATATCCCCTGCGCCATCGGGTTCGGAATCTCCACTCCGGAACAGGCAAAAAATATGGCTGGCAAGGCGGACGGCGTGATTGTGGGAAGCGCGATTGTGAAGCTCTGTAAACAGTATGGGGAAGAGTGTGTTCCGTATGTGAAAGAGTATGTGAAGGGAATGAAGGACGCCATAAGGGGGATTAATTGA
- a CDS encoding citrate:proton symporter, with translation MLAIAGLLTILVVMFLIMTKKCSTLVALIAVPMIACVLVGQGASMGGYITAGIKSVAATGAMFIFAVAFFGIMGDVGAFEIVVNRILRIIGKDPLKICIGTLIITLMTHLDGSGATTFLITIPALLPIYDKLKMDRRVLATVVAAGAGTMNLVPWGGPTIRAATALEVSLTDLYNPMIIPQLCGIAACFAVAVMFGLKERKRLKGTLEAISVEPPKFDDLPEEEKAKRRPRLVWFNILLIVVTIVSLVMEILPPAGCFMAALCIAMLVNYRDLKEQGKRMDEHAVAAMMMASTLFGAGCFTGILGGCGMLEAMAQGLCDILPVAIMGHIAIFVAVFSMPLSLMFDPDSFYYAVLPVIAVAAEVAGVPALAVGRAAICGQITVGFPISPLTPSTFLLTGLTGVDLGDHQKHSFVWLWLISLTIVIVAVVMGVIPV, from the coding sequence ATGTTAGCAATAGCGGGGTTACTGACTATATTGGTCGTGATGTTTTTAATCATGACAAAAAAATGCTCGACACTGGTCGCGCTGATCGCAGTGCCTATGATTGCCTGTGTCCTTGTGGGGCAGGGAGCCAGCATGGGAGGATACATAACCGCGGGAATCAAAAGCGTAGCCGCTACCGGAGCCATGTTTATTTTCGCCGTTGCCTTTTTTGGCATTATGGGTGATGTCGGGGCATTTGAAATCGTAGTAAACAGGATTTTAAGAATTATTGGAAAGGATCCCTTAAAAATCTGCATCGGAACACTGATTATCACGCTGATGACCCATTTGGACGGTTCCGGCGCAACCACCTTTTTGATTACGATTCCGGCACTTCTGCCCATCTATGACAAGCTTAAGATGGATCGCCGCGTACTGGCTACGGTAGTGGCGGCGGGAGCGGGAACAATGAACCTGGTTCCCTGGGGAGGACCGACAATCCGTGCGGCAACCGCACTGGAAGTATCCCTGACCGACCTGTACAATCCGATGATTATCCCTCAGCTCTGCGGTATAGCCGCCTGTTTTGCAGTCGCGGTGATGTTTGGCCTGAAGGAGAGAAAACGTTTAAAAGGGACGCTGGAAGCGATCTCGGTTGAGCCTCCCAAGTTCGACGATTTACCGGAGGAGGAGAAAGCCAAACGCCGTCCACGCCTTGTCTGGTTCAATATTCTGCTGATTGTTGTTACCATCGTATCGCTGGTAATGGAAATTCTTCCGCCCGCCGGCTGCTTTATGGCGGCGCTCTGTATCGCCATGCTTGTAAACTACCGTGACCTGAAAGAACAGGGCAAGCGGATGGACGAGCATGCGGTCGCAGCCATGATGATGGCCTCGACGCTGTTTGGAGCCGGCTGTTTTACGGGCATCCTCGGAGGATGCGGTATGCTGGAAGCAATGGCACAGGGCCTTTGTGATATCCTTCCTGTAGCGATTATGGGACACATTGCAATATTCGTGGCAGTATTCTCAATGCCTCTGTCCCTGATGTTCGACCCGGACAGCTTCTACTATGCGGTACTGCCTGTCATCGCGGTAGCAGCCGAGGTAGCCGGTGTTCCGGCACTGGCCGTAGGCCGCGCCGCCATCTGCGGCCAGATCACGGTCGGCTTCCCAATCTCCCCGCTGACCCCATCCACCTTCCTCCTGACCGGCCTGACCGGAGTAGACCTGGGAGACCACCAGAAACACAGTTTTGTGTGGTTGTGGCTGATTTCATTGACAATTGTAATTGTGGCGGTAGTAATGGGAGTAATCCCGGTATAG
- a CDS encoding LysR family transcriptional regulator: MELLQLRYFKAVAENENLTQTANQLYISPPSLSSTISRLEKELGTELFDRQGNRLHLNARGYVFLEHVNQMLASLDNAVSELRDMEAQRDILLSVATTSPNVWIELFSSFQLEHPEIRVTHTSLRLDELQNPGCLYKYDFVIASPTDVPAHWKHSELLYSDDSPVLLVHPDHPLSKRRQISLTEVKDEPFVALTPGFSSRKYFDDLCERAGFTPHIAIECDYMMRSYMVMKKIGVALATAYTNYARLYDGTCCIDITEPVFPRVQALFRDEKRYMNAAAAKFQDFACSFYPGHSCRKRYPL; the protein is encoded by the coding sequence ATGGAACTATTGCAATTACGCTATTTTAAGGCAGTCGCCGAGAATGAAAACCTGACACAGACTGCGAACCAGCTCTACATTTCCCCTCCTTCCTTAAGTTCCACGATCTCCCGTCTTGAGAAGGAACTGGGGACGGAGCTTTTTGATCGCCAGGGGAACAGGCTTCACCTGAATGCCAGAGGCTACGTCTTTCTGGAACATGTCAACCAGATGCTCGCTTCGCTGGATAATGCAGTGTCCGAACTGCGGGATATGGAGGCGCAGCGCGATATTCTTCTCTCTGTCGCCACCACCAGCCCCAATGTCTGGATTGAACTTTTTTCTTCTTTCCAGCTTGAACATCCGGAAATACGCGTCACCCACACCTCACTCCGCCTGGATGAACTTCAGAATCCCGGCTGCCTTTATAAATATGATTTTGTCATTGCCAGTCCCACCGATGTACCGGCCCACTGGAAACACAGCGAACTGCTTTATAGTGACGACTCCCCCGTGCTTCTCGTCCATCCGGATCACCCTCTCTCCAAGAGAAGGCAGATCAGCCTGACCGAGGTAAAGGACGAGCCTTTTGTCGCCCTCACTCCCGGATTTTCCTCCCGCAAATACTTCGATGATCTGTGTGAGAGAGCCGGTTTCACTCCGCATATTGCAATCGAATGCGATTATATGATGCGCTCCTACATGGTGATGAAGAAAATCGGCGTGGCCCTTGCCACCGCGTATACAAACTATGCACGCCTGTATGACGGAACCTGCTGCATTGATATCACGGAGCCGGTTTTTCCGCGCGTCCAGGCGCTGTTCCGCGACGAAAAAAGATACATGAACGCGGCCGCAGCCAAATTCCAGGATTTTGCCTGCAGCTTTTATCCAGGCCATTCCTGCCGGAAACGGTATCCGCTATAA
- a CDS encoding CoA transferase: protein MIKQEPGRGDGKVEKREGEKEGKIEETKETGALSDLTILDLTRVVAGPFCSSLLGDMGARVIKIERPGTGDDSRAYGPYVNGESAYFAMLNRSKYGITLNLKAEEGKAIFLEMVKKADVVLENYRTGVMEKLGLGYEALRKVNDQIIYASVSGFGSYGPYSKRPGYDILAQAMGGLMSLTGPKGGEPTRAGNAMGDILGGMNMAIGVLAAVHARTLIGHGQKVDIALVDSIAVSLENAFTRYWVTNEVYKRNGNAYAALAPYDSYQARDGLCIIACGNQKLFESFSREVAGHPEWIDDPRFLSNVLRVENMDELKILIEGWSRNYTVEEIVSMALDAGVPAGPVYDISQIVKDEHIAAARDMFPVVEHPVIGKMHVNGDAVKMTETAPRITKPAPLLGQDNEKIYGEFLGITRERLAGLKVEGVL from the coding sequence ATGATCAAGCAGGAGCCGGGCAGGGGAGATGGAAAAGTAGAAAAAAGGGAAGGGGAAAAGGAGGGAAAAATAGAAGAAACGAAAGAAACGGGAGCGCTCAGCGATTTGACAATTCTGGATCTGACACGCGTTGTTGCGGGGCCGTTCTGCAGTTCCCTGCTGGGAGATATGGGAGCCAGGGTTATCAAAATTGAGAGACCCGGGACGGGAGATGACAGCAGGGCCTACGGCCCGTACGTAAACGGCGAATCCGCCTATTTTGCAATGCTGAACCGGAGTAAATACGGCATTACGCTGAACCTGAAGGCAGAGGAAGGAAAAGCCATTTTTTTGGAAATGGTGAAAAAAGCCGATGTGGTGCTGGAAAATTACCGGACCGGAGTTATGGAAAAGCTGGGACTCGGCTATGAGGCGCTGAGAAAGGTAAACGACCAGATTATCTATGCCTCGGTGTCTGGATTCGGTTCTTATGGCCCGTACTCAAAGCGGCCTGGTTACGATATCCTGGCGCAGGCCATGGGAGGGCTGATGAGCCTGACCGGCCCGAAGGGCGGGGAACCGACCAGGGCGGGCAATGCCATGGGAGATATCCTGGGAGGAATGAATATGGCGATCGGTGTGCTGGCCGCCGTTCACGCCAGAACGCTGATTGGCCACGGGCAGAAGGTAGATATTGCCCTGGTGGACAGCATAGCGGTGTCACTGGAAAATGCGTTTACCCGCTACTGGGTAACCAACGAGGTTTATAAACGGAATGGAAATGCCTATGCGGCCCTGGCGCCCTATGATTCCTACCAGGCCAGGGACGGACTCTGTATCATTGCCTGCGGAAACCAAAAACTGTTTGAGAGTTTCAGCCGTGAAGTGGCAGGCCATCCGGAATGGATCGACGATCCGAGATTTTTATCAAATGTGCTGCGGGTGGAAAACATGGATGAACTGAAGATACTGATCGAGGGATGGAGCAGGAACTACACGGTGGAGGAGATTGTTTCCATGGCTCTGGACGCCGGAGTTCCGGCAGGTCCCGTTTATGACATCAGCCAGATTGTAAAAGACGAACATATAGCCGCAGCCAGAGATATGTTCCCCGTTGTGGAGCATCCCGTCATTGGGAAAATGCATGTGAACGGGGATGCGGTTAAAATGACGGAGACGGCGCCCCGCATCACAAAACCCGCACCCCTGCTGGGGCAGGACAATGAGAAGATATACGGCGAGTTTCTGGGCATTACCCGGGAACGGCTCGCCGGGTTAAAGGTGGAAGGCGTCTTATAG